A window of the bacterium genome harbors these coding sequences:
- a CDS encoding tetratricopeptide repeat protein, whose translation MKNYLQKIFYLSRTILSHIKIYSVFTVLEFLLISCTPAESELFIKGIESYDKEMYRTAIDYFGQAITTDPGNSELYYYRAKAKMQLDSCKDAIDDYSRAITLDKTKIDYFINRGLANISCQNHYGAIYDFDYAEVLDSTNSTIYFNRAFAKESIEDYSGAIEDYTTAINNDSTDFKYFINRGLLFSFLDSSESAIDDFSSAIAINSQNVIAYKNRGDEFYKLGNFSDAATDYSSAIVIEPDNVSLYYSRAEAKLGMGEFLAAVVDYTYIISLDQTDATAYYNRGICYANIDMKSNACEDFRKAGDLGMFEAYEVIKEYCEEKEKPKVKPKK comes from the coding sequence ATGAAAAATTATTTACAAAAAATATTTTATTTGAGTAGAACAATTCTCAGTCATATTAAGATTTATTCTGTGTTTACGGTATTAGAATTTTTACTTATTTCCTGCACTCCTGCGGAAAGTGAGCTGTTCATAAAAGGAATAGAAAGTTATGATAAAGAGATGTATCGAACGGCTATTGATTATTTCGGTCAGGCGATAACTACGGATCCGGGAAATTCAGAACTCTATTATTACAGAGCAAAAGCTAAAATGCAGCTTGATAGTTGTAAAGATGCAATTGATGATTATTCACGAGCGATAACACTCGATAAAACCAAAATTGATTACTTTATAAATCGTGGTCTGGCAAACATATCTTGCCAAAATCACTACGGGGCCATTTACGATTTTGATTATGCTGAAGTTTTAGATTCAACCAACTCAACAATTTATTTCAACCGTGCGTTTGCAAAAGAATCAATCGAAGACTATTCAGGTGCAATTGAAGATTACACTACCGCAATTAACAATGATTCTACTGACTTTAAATACTTCATAAACAGAGGATTGTTGTTTTCATTTCTCGACAGCTCAGAAAGCGCAATAGATGATTTTTCATCGGCGATCGCCATCAACTCGCAAAATGTCATTGCTTACAAAAATCGTGGCGATGAATTTTACAAGCTGGGAAATTTTTCTGATGCAGCCACTGATTATTCAAGTGCAATAGTGATTGAACCTGATAATGTTTCACTTTACTATTCAAGAGCTGAGGCAAAACTCGGAATGGGTGAATTTCTTGCTGCAGTTGTCGATTACACTTATATAATATCTCTTGATCAGACAGACGCAACGGCTTATTACAACCGAGGCATCTGTTATGCTAATATTGATATGAAAAGTAACGCTTGTGAGGATTTTAGGAAGGCAGGCGATCTTGGAATGTTTGAAGCGTATGAGGT
- a CDS encoding DUF350 domain-containing protein, which produces MDFILLLTGIVQVLLSLIIAVTLVYLSSKIFRRLITGISEADELRKNNVSVAILNGSIILALILVVKKSIESAITIFGNTLRNPDAVLTSYIHSALIMIGHIILGGMIAFTTIYTALQIFMWLTKDLDELNEIKENNIAVGLLLGIIIVSMALLLQPGVDTILNSLIPFPPVSLIDIG; this is translated from the coding sequence ATGGACTTTATTTTACTTCTAACCGGAATAGTGCAGGTTCTTCTTTCTTTAATTATCGCTGTAACTCTGGTCTACTTATCTTCTAAGATTTTCCGACGACTTATAACCGGAATAAGCGAAGCGGACGAACTAAGAAAAAATAATGTTTCTGTAGCAATACTGAACGGCTCAATCATTCTGGCACTCATTCTTGTCGTAAAGAAATCGATAGAATCAGCAATAACTATTTTCGGAAACACCCTCCGTAATCCGGATGCTGTTTTAACAAGCTATATTCATTCGGCATTGATAATGATTGGACATATCATTCTTGGCGGAATGATTGCTTTTACAACTATCTACACAGCACTTCAAATCTTTATGTGGCTGACAAAAGATCTCGATGAGCTGAATGAGATAAAAGAAAACAACATTGCGGTTGGTCTTCTTCTGGGAATTATCATTGTCTCGATGGCATTGCTTCTTCAGCCCGGAGTTGATACAATACTAAACTCGCTGATTCCATTCCCTCCGGTTTCATTGATAGATATCGGGTAA
- a CDS encoding transglutaminase family protein: MKSGCVQKSFFGCAFIFLFFAVIIIILWIAAQIPDIDLSTTDTAKREYEIEVDSLSKEKVINSSFSWQFVDNTLTRRKYRINLKLLEKDVIEAMNYIDRISAMSYRELGLERNYSDPEIESRVVWAEVYRRIFLYSSPQMKAVLEGLNEIFLEEKFETRDKVYFVITFVQNIKYDRPGGTLDLFPPIGTLAYRFGDCDSKALLLYVILERMGIDCAMMWSYNYKHAMLGIRVNARGEYLVANGKKYYFLETTYPQWSIGEIPPEFGNTKFWYISEIDAGSQMNKFSDETETRKSFRPTPSIP; encoded by the coding sequence ATGAAATCAGGCTGCGTACAAAAATCTTTTTTTGGCTGTGCATTCATATTTCTTTTTTTTGCAGTTATCATAATTATACTGTGGATCGCCGCACAGATTCCCGATATTGATCTTTCGACTACAGATACCGCAAAACGTGAATATGAAATCGAAGTCGACAGCCTAAGCAAAGAAAAAGTTATCAATTCATCATTTTCATGGCAGTTTGTTGATAACACACTAACAAGAAGAAAGTATCGGATTAATCTGAAACTTTTGGAAAAAGATGTTATTGAAGCGATGAACTACATCGACAGAATTTCAGCAATGAGCTACAGAGAACTTGGTCTGGAGAGGAATTATTCTGATCCTGAAATCGAATCACGTGTAGTCTGGGCAGAAGTTTACCGGAGAATATTTCTCTATTCCAGTCCACAGATGAAAGCCGTGCTCGAAGGATTAAACGAAATATTTCTTGAAGAAAAATTTGAAACGAGAGACAAAGTATATTTCGTAATAACTTTTGTTCAGAACATTAAATATGACAGGCCCGGAGGAACACTCGATTTGTTTCCACCAATTGGAACTCTGGCTTATAGATTTGGTGACTGTGATTCGAAGGCTTTGCTTCTTTATGTAATACTGGAAAGAATGGGTATTGATTGCGCAATGATGTGGAGCTATAACTATAAGCATGCAATGCTCGGCATAAGAGTTAATGCGAGAGGTGAATACCTGGTAGCTAACGGAAAAAAATATTATTTCCTCGAAACTACTTATCCTCAGTGGAGCATCGGAGAAATACCACCGGAATTTGGTAATACAAAATTCTGGTATATCTCTGAGATTGACGCTGGTTCTCAAATGAATAAGTTTTCCGATGAGACAGAAACGCGAAAAAGTTTCAGACCGACTCCTTCAATCCCTTAG
- a CDS encoding SDR family oxidoreductase gives MQIKNSTFLVTGGSLGIGKATAKLLVEKGGKVTITGRNKSRLEKTAKEIGAFPIHADVAKPDDVKRTYDEFLKEFGNLDCLINNAGIGGKWNQVFDLDFEDFMNVYSVNVFGAALMAKYAANIFKKQKSGNIINISSTAGTKGFAEGSVYASSKFALRGMTQCWQAELRKYNVRVILINPSEVLTAFGDEEGRERKEVSNKLRGIEIAHSIVSTLEMDDRGFIPEVTIWATNPF, from the coding sequence ATGCAGATAAAAAATTCAACATTTCTTGTAACAGGCGGAAGCCTTGGGATTGGAAAAGCAACTGCTAAACTTTTAGTTGAAAAGGGAGGTAAAGTTACAATTACCGGTCGTAATAAATCTAGACTGGAAAAAACAGCAAAAGAAATCGGAGCGTTCCCAATTCACGCAGACGTTGCGAAACCAGATGATGTTAAAAGAACCTATGATGAATTCCTGAAAGAATTCGGCAACCTTGATTGCTTAATTAATAACGCGGGAATCGGCGGCAAATGGAACCAGGTTTTTGATCTTGACTTCGAAGATTTTATGAATGTTTACTCCGTTAATGTGTTTGGTGCAGCTTTGATGGCAAAGTATGCTGCGAATATCTTTAAGAAACAGAAATCAGGAAACATCATTAATATTTCTTCAACCGCCGGAACCAAAGGTTTTGCAGAAGGAAGTGTTTATGCTTCTTCGAAATTTGCTCTTCGTGGAATGACTCAATGCTGGCAGGCTGAGTTGAGGAAGTATAATGTGAGAGTTATTCTTATTAATCCAAGTGAAGTGCTAACTGCTTTTGGTGATGAGGAGGGAAGAGAGAGAAAGGAAGTTTCAAACAAACTCAGAGGAATTGAAATAGCCCACTCAATTGTTTCGACTCTTGAAATGGATGACAGAGGGTTTATTCCTGAAGTAACAATTTGGGCAACGAATCCTTTTTAG
- a CDS encoding glycosyl hydrolase, producing MINKLLSLLLFFFIISSPLLSQDKEEDKNPYKSATFNGLKFRSIGPAVTSGRITDFAVNPNNIHEYYVAVACGNVWKTINSGTTWEPVFDNYGSFSIGCVTIDPKNTNVVYVGTGENNSQRSVSWGDGLYRSEDGGKSFKNIGLKKSEHIAKILIDPRDSKIIYVAAQGPLWGPGGDRGLYKSTDYGATWDSVLYISPNTGITDVVMDPRDPDVLYAASYQRRRHVWTLLNGGPEGGIHKSTDGGKSWNKLESGLPNGDIGRIGLAISPVNPDYIYAIIEAQGKSGGFFRSINRGVTWEKMNDVVSSSAQYYSEIFCDPADINKVYILDTFSQLTTDGGKTFTPISTKARHVDDHALWINPNNPSHFLIGGDGGIYETFDGGQTFHFKDNLPITQFYRVSVDNFEPFYRVMGGTQDNNSMIVPSQTINEEGIVNADYIPLVGGDGYEALTDPDNPNIIYCQWQYGGLTRHDLKSGETVSIKPQEGKDEQPYRWNWDTPLILSPHANRLYAAANKVFRSDDKGNTWEVISPDLTRQIDRNKLPIMDKVWSVDAVAKNASTSFYGNIVSLTESPLVEDLIYAGTDDGLVQVTEDGGKNWKKIESFPGIPENTYVSCLYASRFDANTVYATFDNHKRADFKPYVLVSRNRGSSWESISGDLKEPFVAYAITQDHIKSDLLFIGTEYGVFFTLNGGKKWIQLKGGLPTQAVRDLDIQERENDLALATFGRGFYILDNYSPLRDLDEQSLEQENYKLFPVKDALMFIKRSATFSSLGSSFFKAENPPFGATFTYYVKEAPKTKKETRQEKEKEFIKDNKPVEYPAWDDLRAEDREEKSYLLFVILDEQGNVVRKLKEGIKQGINRITWDLRYPDTNPVKSVTDKNESGTPVMPGKYSVEMFMSIDGELTKVAGPQSFEAKVLNNTTLPAEDRAAMVEFHKKVAEFNRAVEGALNSVRDLNTKTDILIYAIKRTPDAPNSLMDNALKIKKDTEDILQHLYQDKSLAERNEPVPPTVYDRLNELAWGMWSTTSAPTTTQQNVYKAASEEFEPMLSRIKNLLEVDVKNLEYEMEKYGAPWTPGRVPGWNKE from the coding sequence ATGATAAACAAACTACTTTCACTTTTATTATTCTTTTTTATTATTTCATCTCCTCTGCTCTCGCAGGATAAAGAAGAAGACAAGAACCCGTACAAATCCGCAACATTCAACGGACTAAAATTCAGATCGATCGGTCCTGCAGTCACCTCAGGTAGAATAACTGACTTCGCGGTTAATCCAAATAATATTCACGAGTATTACGTTGCAGTTGCTTGCGGAAACGTTTGGAAAACAATTAATTCAGGAACAACCTGGGAACCTGTTTTTGATAACTATGGTTCTTTCTCAATCGGCTGTGTTACAATCGATCCGAAAAATACAAATGTCGTTTATGTCGGAACCGGCGAGAACAATAGTCAGCGAAGTGTTTCGTGGGGAGATGGTCTTTACAGAAGTGAAGATGGTGGTAAAAGTTTTAAGAATATTGGATTGAAGAAATCCGAACACATTGCAAAAATTTTAATCGACCCAAGAGATTCAAAAATAATTTACGTTGCAGCACAGGGTCCATTGTGGGGGCCAGGCGGTGACAGAGGTTTATATAAATCGACAGACTATGGTGCAACCTGGGATTCAGTTCTTTACATCAGTCCGAACACAGGAATTACAGATGTTGTAATGGATCCAAGAGATCCTGATGTTCTTTATGCTGCATCATACCAAAGAAGAAGACACGTGTGGACATTGTTAAATGGCGGACCTGAAGGAGGAATCCACAAATCAACTGACGGCGGAAAATCATGGAACAAACTCGAGTCTGGATTACCCAATGGTGATATCGGAAGAATAGGATTAGCAATATCACCAGTTAATCCGGATTATATTTATGCCATAATTGAAGCTCAGGGAAAAAGTGGAGGATTTTTTAGATCAATAAATCGTGGAGTTACCTGGGAAAAAATGAATGACGTAGTATCCTCCAGTGCTCAATATTACAGTGAAATCTTTTGTGATCCTGCTGATATCAACAAAGTATACATACTCGATACATTTTCGCAGTTAACAACTGATGGAGGAAAAACTTTCACTCCAATATCAACAAAAGCAAGACACGTTGACGATCATGCTTTGTGGATAAATCCGAATAATCCATCACACTTTCTTATTGGAGGAGACGGCGGTATCTATGAAACTTTTGATGGCGGACAAACTTTTCATTTCAAAGATAATTTACCGATCACTCAGTTTTATCGAGTTAGTGTGGATAACTTCGAACCATTTTATCGCGTGATGGGCGGAACTCAGGATAACAACAGTATGATCGTTCCTTCTCAAACAATAAATGAAGAAGGAATTGTTAACGCAGATTATATTCCTCTTGTCGGCGGCGATGGATACGAAGCATTGACTGATCCGGATAATCCAAATATAATTTATTGTCAGTGGCAGTATGGAGGACTTACTCGACACGATTTAAAATCCGGTGAAACTGTAAGTATCAAACCACAGGAAGGAAAAGATGAACAGCCGTACAGATGGAACTGGGATACTCCATTAATTCTCAGCCCGCACGCAAACAGGTTGTATGCTGCTGCAAATAAGGTTTTCAGGAGTGATGATAAAGGAAATACCTGGGAAGTTATCAGTCCTGATCTCACAAGACAAATTGATAGAAACAAACTTCCTATAATGGATAAAGTGTGGAGTGTTGATGCAGTTGCGAAGAATGCGTCAACTTCTTTTTATGGAAATATTGTTTCATTAACTGAGTCACCTTTAGTTGAAGATTTAATTTATGCCGGAACTGATGATGGACTTGTTCAGGTGACAGAAGATGGTGGGAAAAACTGGAAGAAGATTGAATCGTTCCCCGGAATTCCAGAAAACACTTACGTAAGCTGTTTGTACGCATCACGATTTGATGCCAATACTGTTTATGCAACATTTGACAATCACAAAAGAGCTGACTTCAAACCATACGTACTCGTTAGCAGAAACCGAGGTAGCAGCTGGGAATCAATATCAGGCGATTTAAAAGAACCATTTGTTGCTTACGCAATCACTCAGGATCACATCAAATCTGATCTTCTATTTATTGGAACTGAGTACGGAGTTTTCTTTACCCTTAACGGAGGAAAGAAATGGATTCAGCTTAAAGGCGGTTTACCAACACAAGCAGTAAGAGATCTTGATATTCAGGAAAGAGAAAATGATCTGGCACTTGCAACTTTCGGGAGAGGATTTTATATACTTGATAACTATTCGCCGTTGAGAGATCTGGATGAGCAATCTCTTGAGCAGGAAAACTACAAGCTTTTCCCAGTGAAAGATGCACTAATGTTTATTAAGAGAAGTGCAACATTCAGCTCACTTGGCTCTTCATTCTTTAAAGCTGAAAATCCCCCATTCGGTGCAACGTTTACTTACTATGTAAAGGAAGCTCCAAAAACCAAAAAGGAAACGAGACAGGAAAAAGAAAAAGAATTTATAAAAGATAACAAGCCGGTTGAGTATCCTGCGTGGGATGATTTGCGTGCAGAAGACAGAGAAGAAAAATCTTATCTGCTGTTCGTTATTTTGGATGAACAGGGAAATGTTGTCCGCAAACTTAAAGAAGGAATTAAACAGGGAATTAATAGAATAACCTGGGATTTGAGATATCCTGATACTAATCCTGTTAAATCAGTAACGGATAAAAACGAAAGCGGTACACCTGTTATGCCCGGTAAATACTCAGTTGAAATGTTCATGAGTATTGATGGAGAACTAACAAAAGTAGCTGGCCCACAATCGTTTGAAGCGAAGGTTCTTAACAACACAACATTACCAGCCGAAGATCGTGCTGCAATGGTTGAATTCCACAAAAAAGTTGCAGAATTCAATCGTGCTGTTGAAGGTGCACTTAATTCTGTCCGTGACTTGAACACTAAAACTGATATTCTCATCTATGCTATAAAGAGAACACCGGACGCACCAAACTCATTAATGGACAATGCTTTAAAAATCAAAAAGGATACTGAAGATATACTTCAGCATCTCTACCAGGATAAATCGCTGGCTGAAAGAAATGAACCTGTGCCTCCAACAGTTTACGACAGACTAAATGAACTTGCCTGGGGAATGTGGAGTACGACCTCTGCACCAACAACAACACAGCAGAATGTTTACAAAGCAGCGAGTGAAGAGTTTGAACCCATGCTTTCGAGAATAAAAAATTTGCTTGAAGTTGATGTGAAGAATCTGGAATACGAAATGGAAAAGTACGGCGCTCCATGGACTCCGGGAAGAGTTCCGGGATGGAATAAAGAATAG